The sequence below is a genomic window from Rhodococcus sp. 4CII.
CGTCGATTCCATCACCGCGATGACGTTGGTGCTCAACGGTTTCGCCGCCCCCTGGGTGGCGATCAACGTCGCCGGGTTCCTGGTGGCGAGGCGAGGACGGTACGACCCCGTCGACCTCCAGGTCTTCAACCTCGGACGCAAGGGTGGGCGGTACTGGTTCACCGGCGGATGGAACCTGCGCGCCGTCATCCCCTGGGCGGCCGGATCCCTGTTCGGCGTTCTCGCCGTCGACACGTCGCTGTACTCCGGGCCCCTTGCCGACATCGCGCACGGTGTCGATGTCAGTCTTGTCGGATCGTCGGCCCTCGCCGTGGCCGGCTACCTCGTCGCGCTGCGACTGTGGCCCGAACGCGTGGCCCCGGTCGAGGCGCCGACACCCTGAGACGGCACGAACCGAAGGAGATTTCCCGATGAGCGAGCGACGCGATGCGATTCTGAAGGCCAGCGCAACGGCCATCGCCCAACGAGGCATCCGCGGGCTTCGCGTCAACGATGTCGCGGAAGTCGCGGGCGTGTCGCCGGGCCTGCTGTACTACCACTTCAAGGATCGCATCGGCCTCCTCGAGGCCGCCCTGAACTACATCAACGACCGCGCCCGCGCCTACCGCAGCGAAGGCGAGGAGTCCAGCGACTCCGCGCGCGACCGGCTCACCCGCTCCCTCCTCGGTGAGATCCAGGACCGCCCGGAGGTCGTGGAGAACTCGTTGGCCTGGAACGAATTACGTGCATCCGCCGTGTACGAGGAGGCCCTGCGGGAGCCACTCGCGCGGACCACCGCGGCCTGGGTCGCGGAGATCGCCGACGCGATCACGCAGGCGCAACTCACCGGCGAGATCTCCCGCTCACTCGACCCCCAGCCCACCGCGGTCACGATGACCGCCCTCGTCGAGGGACTGTCCGGGCGGTGGCTCTGCAAGGAGATCACCACCGCGGACGCCCACTCCCACCTGCTCGGCGCGATCGACGTCGTGATGTCCGAGCCCACCCACCGCACCACCGACACCCCCGTCACCAGACCGAAGGAAGAACAATGACCATCCGCACGATCACCGCGCCGTCCGCACCCTCCTCCCCCGCACGCTCCACGGAGTCCGCGCGCACTCCGCTGCGCGTCGGGTTGGTACAGCACCGCTGGCTGGCCGATCCGGACGCCCTGCGCACCGGGTTGACCGACGCGATCGGCGAAGCGGCGGCACTCGGTGCGACGGTGGTGTTCCTGCCCGAACTCACGCTGTCGAAGTACCCCGCCGACGTCCGCGCAAGCGGTACGCCCGGTCGTGACGCCGAGGACCTGACGACCGGACGCACGTACAGTTTCGCGGCCGCCGCTGCCGCCCGCCACCAGGTCTGCGTCCACGCCTCGCTCTACGAGAAGGCCGACGGCCCTGACGGTCTCGGATTCAACACCGCCATCCTCGTGGCCCCGTCCGGCGAACTGCTCTCCCGGACCCGCAAGCTGCACATCCCCGTCAGCGCCGGTTACTACGAGGACACCTACTTCCGCGGCGGTCCCGCCGACGACGCCTACCCCGTCTACCGGCCTGCCGAACTGGACGGGGCCGCCATCGGACTGCCGACGTGCTGGGACGAGTGGTTCCCCGAGGTCTCCCGCATGTATTCGCTCGGCGGCGCCGAAATCCTGGTCTACCCCACCGCGATCGGGTCGGAGCCGAGCTTCCCCGCGTTCGACACCCAGCCGATCTGGCAGCACGTGATCGTCGGAAACGGCATCACCAGCGGCACATTCATGGTGGTCCCCAACCGCTGCGGCAACGAGGGCGGCATCGACTTCTACGGTTCCTCGTTCATCTCCGACCCGTATGGCCGCGTGCTCGTGTCCGCTCCCCGCGACGAGGAGGCGGTCCTGGTGGCCGACCTCGACCTGGATCAGCGCAAGGACTGGCTCGATCTCTTCCCGTTCCTCGCCACCCGCAGGCCCGACACATACACCCGGCTCACGGACCCGGTCGACCACGAGCACCCCTACGGACTGACGGCGACGGTGGCGGCCGCGGAGATCCGGTCATGACCTGGCGAATGCCCAGCGAGACCGAACCGCAGGAACGGGTGTGGATGGCGTTCCCGCCTCTCGGGGCGTCGATGACCGCAACGGAGACAGACGCCCACGAGGCGCGGACCGCGTGGACCGCGGTCGCTCACGCAGTCGCCGAATTCGAACCGGTCACCATGGTCGTCGATCCGGGGGACCGCGATGCCGCCCGGAAGTACCTGTCCTCGGACGTCGACGTGGTCGAAGCTCCCCTCGACGACGCCTGGATGCGCGACATCGGACCCACGTTCGTCCTCGACGAGGAGAACCGCCTCGGTGCCGTGGACTGGACGTTCAACGGCTGGGGACAACAGGACTGGGCCACCTGGGACCACGACAAGTCGATCGGTGCGGCCGTCACGGCGTGGTCCGGGGCCCGGCCGGTGCCGTCGTCGATGGTCAACGAGGGCGGCGGTATCCAAGTGGACGGGCGCGGAACCGTGCTCGTCACCGAGACGGTGCAACTCGACCCGCTGCGCAACCCGGCACTGGACGCGGCCGGCGTGGAGGCGGAACTCGCGCGCACGATCGGCGCCGAACACGTCGTCTGGCTGCCGCGTGGTCTGACGCGGGATTCCGAGAAGTTCGGCACCAAGGGGCACGTCGACATCGTCGCGGCGCTCCCCGCGCCCGGGGTGGTGCTGCTGCACGCCCAGCGCGACCGATCCCATCCCGACCACGAGGTGACCGCCGAGATCCGGAAGGTACTCGCCGACAGCCGTGACCGTTCCGGTGCGCGGTGGGAGATCGTCGACGTGCCCGCCCCGAACGTCCTGCGCGACGAGGACGGCTGGGTCGATTACAGCTACATCAACCATCTCGTCGTCAACGGCGGTGTCATCGCGTGCGGCTTCGACGACCCCCGGGATGCTGTCGCCCGCGACATCCTGTCGGGCGTCTATCCCGGACGCCGCGTCGTGACGGTGGACGCACGGCAGATCTTCGCGCGGGGCGGCGGCATCCACTGCATCACCCAGCACCAGCCGCGCGGGCGAATCTAACGGGCACCGTCCACCTCCGCCAGTCGCCTGGCGAGGAAACGACGGGTCGGTTCGTTCGCCGCCAGTCCGATTGCGGCGCGGTACTCCTCGCTCGATTCGGCGTGCCTGCCTGCTCGGCGCAGCAGGTCGGCACGAGTGGCGTGCAGGGTGTGCGTCCGCGCCAGCCGCGGGTTCCCGGCGAGCGCGTCCAACTCGGCGAGTCCGGCGTCGGGACCGTCCCGGAATCCCACCGCGACAGCACGATTGAGACGGACCGCGGGCGAGTTCCCGTACGCGCAGAGTTCGTCGTATCCAGCGACCACGGCGTTCCAGTCGGTCGCCGCCCAATTCGGCGCGGTGGCGTGGGCGGCGGCGATCGCGGCCTGCGCGCCGTACGGACCGCCTCCCCGGCGCCGCGCGG
It includes:
- a CDS encoding agmatine/peptidylarginine deiminase, which codes for MTWRMPSETEPQERVWMAFPPLGASMTATETDAHEARTAWTAVAHAVAEFEPVTMVVDPGDRDAARKYLSSDVDVVEAPLDDAWMRDIGPTFVLDEENRLGAVDWTFNGWGQQDWATWDHDKSIGAAVTAWSGARPVPSSMVNEGGGIQVDGRGTVLVTETVQLDPLRNPALDAAGVEAELARTIGAEHVVWLPRGLTRDSEKFGTKGHVDIVAALPAPGVVLLHAQRDRSHPDHEVTAEIRKVLADSRDRSGARWEIVDVPAPNVLRDEDGWVDYSYINHLVVNGGVIACGFDDPRDAVARDILSGVYPGRRVVTVDARQIFARGGGIHCITQHQPRGRI
- a CDS encoding TetR/AcrR family transcriptional regulator: MSERRDAILKASATAIAQRGIRGLRVNDVAEVAGVSPGLLYYHFKDRIGLLEAALNYINDRARAYRSEGEESSDSARDRLTRSLLGEIQDRPEVVENSLAWNELRASAVYEEALREPLARTTAAWVAEIADAITQAQLTGEISRSLDPQPTAVTMTALVEGLSGRWLCKEITTADAHSHLLGAIDVVMSEPTHRTTDTPVTRPKEEQ
- a CDS encoding nitrilase-related carbon-nitrogen hydrolase, producing MTIRTITAPSAPSSPARSTESARTPLRVGLVQHRWLADPDALRTGLTDAIGEAAALGATVVFLPELTLSKYPADVRASGTPGRDAEDLTTGRTYSFAAAAAARHQVCVHASLYEKADGPDGLGFNTAILVAPSGELLSRTRKLHIPVSAGYYEDTYFRGGPADDAYPVYRPAELDGAAIGLPTCWDEWFPEVSRMYSLGGAEILVYPTAIGSEPSFPAFDTQPIWQHVIVGNGITSGTFMVVPNRCGNEGGIDFYGSSFISDPYGRVLVSAPRDEEAVLVADLDLDQRKDWLDLFPFLATRRPDTYTRLTDPVDHEHPYGLTATVAAAEIRS